The proteins below are encoded in one region of Arenibacter algicola:
- a CDS encoding sodium:solute symporter family transporter, which yields MRILKQLFILIIVLLGTFPAFSQDSLKLSIQDYPNLPAEPDQPKAFGLAGMLGGVHDGVMIAAGGANFPDALPWEGGQKKWSSSIYILEDDIWQLAKTSLPYPLAYGASVNLPNGILCIGGNNNEETSNAVFLMSYDKNTSDISIINYPDLPEPLSNSAAVINGDYVYVIGGINNAKSTNAFLRLDLKTKTSWERLPDFPGPPRGLHTAVVQEATEAKKIFVVGGRNEVKGNLSEVIRTYLSYNLKNNTWQEEGEVLIDQKPRVLMGASAEAMGSMHLMIYGGSDETLFNQLEQYGLQISKENNDSIRQNLIRSRNNILNTHPGFSRDILAYNTITKKWFVHDSLDIKIPVTALSFSDQDNFIIVSGEISPGIRTPKVQAFKIAEAAHPFGLLNYGILAAYLCISVLIGLYFSRKQRSTEDYFTGGGRIPWWASGLSVFGTLLSAITFMAIPAKAFITDWSYFMLNMTAILITPVIAYIFIPYFAKLRISTAYEFLENRFNYTARALGSLSFILFQLGRIGIVLLLPSLAVSIVTGIPVEACILLMGILCIIYTAFGGIEAVIWTDVLQVIVLMGGSVLAIIWIMLHTEANFSEMIDYASNKNKFNIMNMELNFTDSTFWVVFIGGLASALVTQGTDQTIVQRYLTSRNIKDSQKTVYTNAIMTLPATIIFFGIGTLLFIFYSEMPDRLSPSITNNDSIFPWYIVKELPLGVSGLLVAGIFSAAMSSISSSLNSVSTAFCSDFYKHFRPEIADLRLLRIARVATIITGILGVLFALWMASSNIKSLWDEFYRYLGLFTGGLGGMFLLGMLTKKANAKGTLIGFVFSGGLIYYISNYTSINFLMYAFFGLVSCFVFGYVFSLIFKNKKQNGTQI from the coding sequence ATGCGGATATTAAAACAGCTTTTTATACTTATAATCGTGCTCCTGGGCACATTCCCAGCTTTTTCCCAAGACAGCCTTAAGCTTTCCATTCAAGATTATCCCAATCTTCCGGCCGAACCTGATCAGCCAAAGGCCTTCGGCCTCGCAGGGATGTTGGGGGGCGTGCATGATGGAGTAATGATCGCAGCAGGAGGAGCCAACTTCCCCGATGCCCTTCCCTGGGAAGGTGGACAAAAAAAATGGAGCAGTTCTATATATATCCTCGAAGATGACATATGGCAATTGGCAAAAACTTCTCTGCCTTACCCTTTAGCCTACGGAGCATCGGTAAATCTTCCCAATGGAATTCTGTGTATTGGCGGCAACAATAATGAAGAAACCAGTAATGCTGTTTTTCTTATGAGTTACGACAAAAATACCTCGGACATATCCATAATAAACTACCCGGACCTCCCAGAACCTCTATCCAACTCTGCCGCCGTTATCAACGGAGATTATGTTTATGTTATTGGGGGCATCAATAATGCTAAGAGCACCAACGCTTTTCTAAGACTGGATCTAAAAACCAAAACTTCCTGGGAACGGCTTCCGGATTTCCCGGGTCCCCCCAGGGGCCTTCATACGGCAGTGGTCCAAGAAGCCACTGAAGCTAAAAAGATATTTGTGGTTGGCGGAAGGAATGAAGTAAAGGGAAATCTTTCGGAAGTAATCCGCACCTATTTATCCTATAATCTCAAAAACAATACTTGGCAAGAAGAAGGTGAAGTACTTATAGACCAAAAGCCCAGGGTATTGATGGGGGCCTCCGCCGAAGCCATGGGATCTATGCATTTAATGATTTACGGTGGTTCTGACGAAACACTTTTCAATCAATTGGAGCAATATGGGTTACAAATTTCCAAAGAGAACAATGATTCCATAAGGCAAAATTTAATTCGATCAAGAAATAATATATTAAATACACATCCCGGTTTTAGCAGGGACATTTTGGCCTACAACACCATTACCAAAAAATGGTTCGTCCATGATAGTCTGGACATTAAAATTCCGGTTACGGCCCTATCTTTCAGCGACCAGGACAATTTCATCATCGTCTCAGGTGAAATATCTCCCGGAATACGCACGCCGAAAGTACAAGCGTTCAAAATTGCGGAAGCTGCACATCCTTTTGGACTGCTAAATTATGGGATATTGGCGGCATATTTGTGCATATCGGTCCTTATAGGGCTATATTTTTCCAGGAAACAGCGCTCTACTGAAGACTACTTTACCGGAGGTGGGCGTATCCCTTGGTGGGCTTCGGGACTCAGTGTTTTTGGAACCTTGCTGAGCGCAATAACCTTTATGGCTATACCGGCCAAAGCCTTTATTACAGATTGGTCCTATTTTATGCTCAATATGACCGCTATTTTGATTACCCCTGTAATTGCCTATATATTTATTCCATATTTTGCCAAACTCCGAATATCCACAGCCTACGAATTTCTGGAGAATAGGTTTAATTACACGGCCAGGGCATTGGGCAGTCTTTCCTTTATTTTGTTTCAATTGGGCAGAATCGGGATTGTCCTATTGCTGCCATCATTGGCTGTATCCATAGTTACCGGAATACCCGTTGAGGCCTGTATTTTATTAATGGGCATACTCTGCATAATATATACTGCATTCGGAGGGATAGAAGCGGTAATTTGGACAGATGTACTGCAGGTGATAGTTTTAATGGGAGGTAGTGTTTTGGCTATTATCTGGATTATGCTGCATACAGAAGCTAACTTCAGTGAAATGATAGATTATGCATCAAACAAAAATAAGTTCAACATTATGAACATGGAACTCAATTTTACCGACTCCACTTTTTGGGTGGTTTTTATTGGAGGATTGGCTTCTGCTCTGGTCACCCAAGGAACGGACCAAACCATTGTTCAACGCTACTTGACCAGTAGAAATATCAAGGATTCACAGAAAACCGTCTACACCAACGCCATTATGACCCTACCGGCAACCATAATATTCTTTGGTATTGGAACCTTATTATTTATATTTTATTCTGAGATGCCCGATCGCTTATCCCCATCCATTACCAACAACGATTCCATTTTTCCGTGGTACATTGTTAAAGAGCTTCCTCTAGGAGTGTCAGGACTGCTTGTGGCAGGAATCTTTTCAGCGGCAATGTCCAGCATCAGCAGTAGTTTAAACTCGGTTTCCACGGCATTCTGCAGCGACTTCTACAAGCACTTCCGTCCCGAAATAGCCGATTTGCGCCTCCTACGCATTGCAAGGGTGGCTACCATAATCACAGGTATTTTAGGGGTGTTGTTTGCACTATGGATGGCTAGTTCCAACATAAAATCCCTATGGGATGAATTCTACAGATACCTGGGTCTTTTTACAGGCGGCCTGGGAGGAATGTTCCTTTTGGGCATGTTGACGAAAAAAGCCAATGCCAAAGGCACGCTAATCGGATTTGTGTTCAGTGGAGGCTTAATCTACTATATTAGTAACTATACCTCTATAAACTTTTTAATGTACGCCTTTTTTGGATTGGTTTCCTGCTTTGTATTTGGATATGTATTTAGCCTGATTTTTAAGAACAAAAAACAGAATGGAACCCAAATTTAA
- a CDS encoding FadR/GntR family transcriptional regulator produces the protein MSTLNKIEPLENLSLVDKAEIRILKFFKENNLKPGDAIPKELEFSEAFGVSRTVVREALLRLRTLGIVDSKKHRGMILTQPDIINNFERILDPTLLGDDTLRNLFELRLIMEMGIADFLFEYKTQKDMDELERIVTLEEETSYEKDRFSLDREIAFHGKLYQMSNNATVQRFQSLLLPVFEYVYLEESKKNKTDYQYSSGQFVTHRMLMDNLRVGTPETYRSAMRRHLEPHFDHALKKGKK, from the coding sequence ATGAGTACACTAAATAAAATTGAACCTTTGGAAAACCTGTCTTTGGTGGATAAGGCGGAAATTAGAATTCTTAAGTTTTTTAAGGAGAACAATTTAAAGCCGGGGGATGCCATTCCAAAAGAATTGGAATTTTCCGAAGCTTTTGGGGTTAGTAGAACAGTTGTGCGGGAAGCTCTCTTGCGTTTAAGAACGCTAGGGATTGTTGATTCCAAAAAGCATCGCGGCATGATTTTGACCCAGCCCGATATTATAAATAATTTTGAACGTATCCTTGACCCCACTTTACTAGGCGATGATACCCTTAGAAACTTATTTGAGCTTCGATTGATAATGGAAATGGGAATTGCGGATTTTCTGTTTGAATACAAAACGCAAAAGGACATGGATGAACTGGAGCGAATTGTGACTTTGGAGGAAGAAACAAGTTATGAGAAGGATCGCTTTTCTTTGGACAGGGAAATTGCATTTCACGGCAAGCTTTACCAAATGTCCAACAATGCCACTGTGCAGCGGTTTCAAAGTCTTTTGTTGCCCGTTTTCGAGTATGTGTATTTGGAAGAATCCAAGAAAAACAAAACTGATTATCAATATTCTTCCGGACAATTTGTTACACATAGAATGCTAATGGACAACTTAAGGGTAGGTACTCCCGAGACCTATAGGAGTGCCATGCGCCGTCATTTGGAACCCCATTTTGATCATGCGTTAAAGAAAGGTAAAAAATAG
- a CDS encoding creatininase family protein has protein sequence MKNYPRPYVLAETNWKTVREENYTVAILPWGATEAHNYHMPYGTDNILAENAALASAEIAWTQGAKVIVLPTIPFGVNTGQIDVDLCLNMNPSTQMAVLKDLVQVMEANGIRKLVIVNGHGGNNFKQMIRELSIIHPTVFVCSLNWWQAAKASYYFQEPGDHAGELETAVVMHLTPNLVLPLNEAGDGNAKTFKIKGLKEGWVTAQRKWTAVTKDTGVGNPKMASPENGANFHKAVTASIAKFLVELHEIDVDDMYE, from the coding sequence ATGAAGAATTATCCAAGACCATACGTATTGGCCGAAACCAATTGGAAAACCGTGCGAGAGGAAAACTACACCGTTGCCATATTGCCCTGGGGCGCTACTGAGGCACATAATTACCATATGCCTTATGGAACCGACAATATTCTGGCAGAGAACGCCGCCTTGGCATCGGCCGAAATTGCCTGGACCCAAGGTGCTAAAGTGATTGTTCTGCCCACCATCCCTTTTGGTGTAAATACGGGACAAATAGATGTTGATCTTTGTTTAAATATGAACCCAAGTACCCAAATGGCCGTATTAAAAGATTTGGTCCAGGTTATGGAGGCCAATGGTATTCGGAAATTGGTCATCGTAAACGGACATGGAGGCAATAATTTCAAACAGATGATCAGGGAACTGAGCATAATTCATCCTACAGTCTTCGTTTGCTCTCTAAATTGGTGGCAGGCCGCCAAGGCTTCCTACTATTTTCAAGAACCAGGGGACCATGCCGGGGAATTGGAGACCGCCGTTGTAATGCATTTAACCCCAAATTTGGTATTGCCCTTGAATGAAGCCGGAGATGGAAACGCTAAAACATTCAAAATAAAAGGATTAAAGGAGGGATGGGTTACCGCCCAACGTAAATGGACGGCCGTCACCAAAGATACCGGCGTGGGAAATCCAAAAATGGCCAGCCCAGAAAATGGAGCCAACTTCCATAAGGCAGTGACAGCTTCTATTGCCAAATTTTTAGTGGAACTCCATGAAATCGATGTTGATGATATGTACGAGTAA